One Aspergillus oryzae RIB40 DNA, chromosome 2 genomic window carries:
- a CDS encoding transcription initiation factor IIA large subunit (predicted protein) — translation MSNQQVGTVFDRVIQEVCDGSQVDFEESGVDQQTLLDLRKSWQKKLSSLGVAHFPWDPPPPQPAPPQPQNQNQILPPSATVPSNAPRPAPAPQTPQQHVPPPQSMPHSMPGTAPPLQVPTPVGAAPNAMGQAPHIKTEPGMNGQTTLPPMSNMIPTNIPNAQSARERAANMLHQRYGAAAANSVSQLQAQSQAAMAMPGQARPQNLPHVPNGQAPHIKQEPGYPPVSQPPMNNTQTDGASDDALSAWKAEVARRREAADRQNGEGDRVLREHLKQRMLQLEGGGLLLPLEERQDSSIAPTHELATDAAVPSDPSASASSSSKVVRAQYDGPGGDDERDEDDEDAINSDLDDPDDLVADDHEAEDAVGQVMLCTYDKVQRVKNKWKCTLKDGILTTGGKEYVFHKGQGEFEW, via the exons ATGTCCAACCAGCAGGTG GGCACGGTGTTCGATCGTGTCATCCAAGAAGTCTGCGATGGTTCCCAGGTAGATTTCGAGGAGAGCGGAGTGGACCAGCAGACATTGCTAGATTTGAGGAAG AGCTGGCAGAAAAAACTCTCGTCCCTGGGTGTCGCTCATTTCCCCTGGGACCCTCCACCACCCCAACCCGCccctcctcagcctcagaACCAGAACCAAATCCTCCCCCCTAGTGCGACCGTACCCTCTAATGCTCCTCGACCCGCTCCTGCTCCTCAAACCCCTCAACAACATGTCCCCCCTCCGCAGTCAATGCCTCACTCGATGCCTGGCACCGCGCCTCCGTTACAAGTTCCAACACCGGTCGGGGCAGCGCCAAATGCCATGGGCCAAGCGCCGCACATCAAGACGGAGCCTGGAATGAACGGCCAAACCACTTTGCCCCCTATGAGTAACATGATCCCTACGAACATTCCAAATGCCCAGTCGGCGCGAGAACGTGCTGCCAACATGCTACACCAGAGATACGGCGCGGCCGCTGCCAACTCGGTCAGTCAGTTGCAAGCCCAGTCTCAAGCTGCCATGGCAATGCCAGGACAGGCTCGCCCCCAAAATCTACCGCATGTACCAAATGGACAGGCGCCACATATCAAGCAAGAACCAGGTTACCCTCCCGTTTCTCAACCCCCCATGAACAATACACAAACAGACGGTGCCAGCGACGATGCATTGTCTGCATGGAAAGCAGAGGTTGCGCGAAGGCGGGAGGCCGCTGATCGTCAGAATGGGGAAGGCGATAGGGTTCTCCGTGAGCATCTGAAACAGCGCATGCTTCAGCTCGAGGGTGGAGGCCTTCTGCTGCCATTAGAGGAGCGCCAGGACTCTTCAATAGCACCTACCCATGAACTTGCGACAGACGCCGCGGTTCCTTCGGACCCAAGCGCCTCGGCATCGTCTTCCTCTAAAGTAGTCCGAGCTCAATATGACGGCCCGGGAGGTGATGATGAGAgggatgaagacgatgaagatgccatcaacTCCGACCTCGATGATCCTGACGACCTCGTTGCTGATGACCATGAAGCGGAAGATGCCGTCGGCCAAGTCATGCTCTGCACGTACGACAAGGTCCAGAGGGTGAAGAACAAGTGGAAGTGCACCCTGAAGGATGGCATTCTGACGACTGGTGGTAAAGA ATATGTCTTCCACAAAGGCCAGGGCGAGTTCGAGTGGTAG